The DNA region atctgtgtgtgtgtatctgtttgtgtgagtgtatgtgtgcgtgagtgtatgtgtatgtgagtgtttgtgtgtgtatctgtctgtgtgtgtatctgtctgtgtgagtgtatgtttgtgtaaATGTATGTATgcatgagtgtttgtgtgtgtatctgtgtgtgtttatgtgtgtgtgagtgtaggtgtgtgtgagtgtaggtgtgtgtgtatgtgtgtgtgagtgtttgtgggtgtatctgtctgtgtgtgtgtatgtgtgtgtgtatatgtgtgtgtatgtatgtgtgtatgtgtgcgtgagtgtgtgcgtatctgtttgtgtgtgtgtgtatgtatatgtgtttgGGTTTGCATGTTACTGTGTATTTATCACGCCTTCTGATCGATACTAGATTTCTTTTTGCTGTTTAGTTTTGGCTGCGTTTTCGAACAAGATGACTACCTTCATGAGCAAGATATCCATGAAAATCGAAATGCTGCCAGAACCCGGTGAGTTTTGAAGTTGAAGACTGAATTAAAGTGAGTGTTTGTTTCTGTAAATCACAAGGATTAAATAACGAGTGAAcacaaatggaaattgctggagaaacccagcaggtctggggcagcatctttggagagagaaacagttcacatttcaagtccagtgaccgtccagaactagaggacaaaggtttagggtgagaggggaaagatataaaagagacctaaggggcaactttttcactcggaggtggtacgtgtgtggaataagctgccagaggataggctggtacaattgcaatatttaaaagccatttggatgggtctatgaataggaagtgtttgaagggatatgagccaggtgctggcaagtgggattagattgggttgggatatctggtcgacatggactgaAGAGACTGTTTCCGTATTGTACTAGTCTATGACTGTAAAACAGATCCATCTCAGaagctgccagacgtgctgagtttctccagcaatttctgtgggtgtttcagatttccagcatcttacTTTAGttaaaaataatgttttattttaaataattgctttattttaaataatGAGTGATCTGGTCCAGTGAACGGGAGGGGCTCTCTCTGATTGGTGCCATGATTTATTCACAAGTCAGGAGGCCGTCCTACTGGACTGGACCAGATTGGCAGCCAAGGTAGGAAACTACAGAAAGAGCAACTCACTCTAAGCACTTAAAGATATGAATGAAGCCAAGACAGCAACTCACTGTTTCAAGAATGGGAGCTAATGTTTTCAATGGTCTTCGCTATGACCCAGGACACCCAGTGGGACGGCTGTTAATGGTGCAGTGATGGGAATGGGGAGGCCACGATTAAAAGGAAGTCATTGAATCCCTGTCAAACTGAAACTGTTTCACACAATTCTCATTCCATTGTTGATTTGTCCTCTCAGTATTAacaattcagtgtgaaatcagaTATGATCAAACAGCACAGCAGGTACAATATGTCTGATGGTCTGATTGGATTCCTGTACCTTATCTCCTCAATTTTCTACAGCATGCCAGAACCTCCAGTGCCCGCGGTATTGGGTAAACTTCAATGATAGCTGTTACTACTTTTCAACTCAAGAAGCCACGTGGAACTCCAGCAAGACATACTGCTCCCTGCGACACTCCCAACTTGTCAGCATTAACACAGCTGAAGAGCAGGTGAAGTTACACTGACACATTGGCCACTGGTTCAGCTATCTGTTCAAGACTGCATTGCAAAGACTTTCCAGATATAAAACAGTCCCACTTTTGTTCAACAAAGCTATTCGAAGAATCGTAGACTCTCTACAGCgcaaatagaggccattcagcccagcaagtctgcactgaccctccaaagagcatcccacccagatccactcctccacattatccatggctaatccatccaggctacacatccctggacactatgaggcaaCTTAGAATGGTCAATCCCCTAaactgcacatagagtcatagaatcttacagcacaaaaacagaccatttggtccaattaTCCACGTCAACAATGTtccgaaactaaactagtcccacctgtgcttggcctatatcccaccaaacctttcctattcatgtccttatccaaacgttttttaaatgttgtaactgcacccacatccaccacttcctcaggaaggttaTTCTACAATCAAACCACTCTCTGTTTCAGAAAATTACCCCTCAAAGCGTtagattgttctctctctctgtctctctctctctctctctgtccctatctctctctctgtctctctttgtctctctctctctctctcttctccatagatgctgtctgacacATTGTGATTTCCAGCGTTTGTTGTTTGCagtccagcttatccagcctatttttaagAGTCAGACCCTCCTTTGCTGGccacattttggtaaatcttttctaagccctctccagtttaatgagatccttcctattacagggcGACCGAAACCATACATTCCAGAGAAGACCTCACcgacgtcctgtacaacctcaacgtgacaataactcccatactcaacagtctgagcaatgaaggcaagcgtgctaaatgccttctcacCTACCCTGTTTCCCTGTGATGGAAACTTCAAAGAACTGTGTgcctgaatccctaggtctctctgttctacagcactacccataaccctgtataagtcctgtccttgtttgtattcccaaaatgcaatacctcaccttgatccaaatgaaactccatctgccactcctcagcccattgatcaagatctcttttgtaatcttaggcaaccttcttcactgttcactggaCCATCAATGTTGGTGTCACCTTtgtactgtgagaggaaaccccacacacagagaaaacatgcagactccacacagacagccacccgagggtagaatcaaaccgaGCTCCCTGGCGCTGTCAGGTGGCAgcgctaaccaatgagccactgtgccacacaacctattatttgtgggcggcacggtggcacagtggttagcactgctgcctcacagcacctgagacccgggttcaattcccgactcaggcgactgactgtgtggagtttgcacgttctccccgtgtctgcgtgggttcctccgggtgcttcggtttcctcccacagcccaaagatgtgcgggtcaggtgaattggccatgctaaattgcctgtagtgttcggtaaggggcaaatgtaggggtatgggtgggttgcgcttcggcgggtcgggtgtggacttgttgggccgaagggcctgtttccacactgtaagtaatctaatctaaaaaacaaaaCCATGGCTGGTGAATGGAGCTTCGGTGCAGGCCGGTTCTGAGCTGACTGAGTGATGAAGCCGGCTGAGGAGCTGCACAGCTTCCTCCGGTGCCTGTGTGGCCTCTGACTGAGGCTGCGATGGAGGCATGATCAGGGTAATGTGGGCCGGTGATGTGGCATTGCAAAGGGGGGAGCAGACCAGTTGGTAAGATCGCGCATGCCTGTTTCAAAGCCAGATCCGCTTCCTTTCCAAGAAATTATCAGAATTCCACTGTTGTGACACTTTTGAAGCCCCAGCCCTTCACACAAATTCATCCAGAGCCAGTCACAATGTAGAGAATCCCTTATTCTGATTGGTTGATCCTCAGTCAAAACTCTTTATGTCCTGTAATTTTGCCAATGGTGAACAAGTATATCCAGGGAGGAATACTGTTGGGAATACATGATCGATTGTTGTGTACTGGAGATTAATCTTCAATTCCTCCTGCCACCAGAGATATTCTGGAGGGCTGGTAATCCGAGAGTTCATCCGGCAGCAAAGATCTTCCAGTCTGTGAATCGCTCTTTCTGTTTTCGTCTCTTGCAgtactttcttgaaatggagaGTAACTCCAAATTATACTGGATTGGCCTGCATGATCTCGAGACCGAGGACAATTGGCACTGGGAGGATGGCACAGATTACAAGACCACTCCAAAGTAAATTCATTGAAGGTTTACAAAATGTTGGAGGGTGACTTAAAGACCGTGTTTATTTATCGAAAGGCTTTAGAAAAAGgaagtcttcacccagagagtgggggaacccgtggaattctctgctgcagaaagtggttgaggctaaaacattgaatgttgcCAAGGAGGAGTTGGATATCGTTCTTCAGACTaatgggatcaaagggtatggggagaaagtgggaacagggtggggACTGAGTTGGAAGATCAGGTTTGACTTTATAGGATGGTGGCgcaagctcgaagggccgagTGGCCCACTCACGCTCCTGTTTTCACTGTTTCGCTGTTTATTTCAtcagacatttataaaataatgagaggtttcgatagagttaatgggaggtgcctttttccctagggtgggggatttgaaGACTAGGGGGAGCACATTTTGAAtgtgagaggagacagattttaaaaagataccaGGGGCAAATatattacacagagggtggtttacg from Hemiscyllium ocellatum isolate sHemOce1 unplaced genomic scaffold, sHemOce1.pat.X.cur. scaffold_3663_pat_ctg1, whole genome shotgun sequence includes:
- the LOC132813392 gene encoding CD209 antigen-like protein 2, with the protein product MTTFMSKISMKIEMLPEPACQNLQCPRYWVNFNDSCYYFSTQEATWNSSKTYCSLRHSQLVSINTAEEQYFLEMESNSKLYWIGLHDLETEDNWHWEDGTDYKTTPKFWDEGEPNNVDDEDCAHFNENRLWNDNKCSVKLFFICEQNSKPNKIPDQLD